In Candidatus Abyssobacteria bacterium SURF_5, the following proteins share a genomic window:
- a CDS encoding cold-shock protein, whose amino-acid sequence MAPVGLVKWFDNKKGFGFIKREEGDDVFVHYTAIKGAGFKTLQQDEKVTFDIIEGPKGLQASNVLKAE is encoded by the coding sequence ATGGCACCCGTGGGCTTGGTAAAGTGGTTCGACAACAAAAAAGGGTTCGGGTTCATTAAACGCGAGGAAGGCGACGACGTCTTTGTCCACTACACCGCGATTAAAGGCGCGGGTTTTAAAACCCTCCAGCAGGACGAAAAGGTAACGTTCGATATTATCGAAGGCCCCAAGGGTCTGCAAGCCTCAAACGTCTTGAAAGCCGAATAA
- a CDS encoding metallophosphoesterase, with protein sequence MRIGVLSDTHNHLSPKIFDVFAGVDQIMHAGDIVSMDIIIELSAIAPVIAVCGNMDSPEIAARYPQDQRVVLAGVDIFMTHNGGMLLRSPKLFEARCGPKRPDVFIWGHTHRVENRWIDTMLSLNPGSARAMLGLSASVALLELHPHKMPQAEIIRL encoded by the coding sequence ATGCGAATCGGAGTGTTGTCCGATACTCATAATCACCTCAGCCCAAAAATTTTCGACGTCTTTGCGGGTGTCGATCAAATAATGCATGCCGGCGACATCGTCTCGATGGACATCATTATCGAGCTGAGCGCGATCGCTCCCGTCATTGCCGTTTGCGGAAACATGGACTCGCCGGAGATTGCCGCGCGCTACCCGCAGGATCAGCGCGTAGTGTTGGCGGGAGTGGACATTTTCATGACTCACAATGGCGGGATGCTATTGCGCAGTCCGAAGTTGTTCGAGGCCCGATGCGGGCCGAAGCGTCCCGATGTTTTCATCTGGGGGCACACGCACCGAGTTGAAAACAGGTGGATCGACACGATGCTCAGCTTGAATCCGGGGTCGGCCCGGGCGATGCTGGGATTGTCTGCGTCGGTGGCTCTTTTGGAGCTGCATCCGCACAAGATGCCTCAGGCTGAGATAATAAGGTTGTAA